A window of the Carassius carassius chromosome 36, fCarCar2.1, whole genome shotgun sequence genome harbors these coding sequences:
- the LOC132116866 gene encoding gastrula zinc finger protein XlCGF57.1-like isoform X2, with translation MEFEEEPCRIKDEDTAEQTESVEANEDKQHQFPTPHYFIHKAEDATILQNEKSFAQKQTQIIEVKGSLTCSECGKSFKLKSKLQIHLRVHTGERPYTCTQCGKSFGDTGGLNVHMRVHTGVKPFTCTQCGKSYKHKSKLKVHMRVHTGERPYACTQCGKSFGNKGGLNRHMRVHSGEKPFTCTQCGKSYKFKSKLQVHMRVHTGQTLYTCTQCGKSFVDKGYLNEHMRIHTGEKPFTCTQCGKSFVSKMFLRKHQFCHTGVKSFSCDQCDKTFASAWSLRQHLNIHAGVKPHVCSHCGKSFTLLTTLQVHESIHSGVRSHMCSDCGKTFLTSNSLKKHQRIHTGEKPYKCSHCGKSFTRLEGWKIHERVHTGEKPYQCSSCGKSFATSCNLRTHKTKHCPKLPK, from the exons TGGAGTTTGAGGAAGAACCCTGCAGAATTAAAGATGAAGATACAGCGGAACAAACAG aGTCAGTGGAAGCAAATGAAGATAAACAGCATCAGTTTCCAACTCCTCATTATTTCATCCACAAAGCTGAAGACGCCACCATTTTACAGAATGAAAAGAGTTTTGCGCAAAAAcaaactcaaataattgaagtcaaAGGATCTCTCACCTGCTccgagtgtggaaagagtttcaaacTTAAATCAAAACTACAAATACAcctgagagttcacactggagagaggccTTATacatgcactcagtgtggaaagagctttgGTGATACAGGAGGCCTAAATgtacacatgagagttcacactggagtaAAACCCTTCACATGCACTCAGTGCGGAAAGAGTTACAAACATAAATCAAAACTCAAagttcacatgagagttcacactggagagaggccTTATGcatgcactcagtgtggaaagagttttggtAATAAAGGAGGCCTAAATAGGCACATGCGAGTTCACAGTGGAGAAAAACCCTTCACATGCACTCAGTGCGGAAAGAGTTACAAATTTAAATCAAAACTACAAgtgcacatgagagttcacactggacaGACGCTTTATacatgcactcagtgtggaaagagttttgttgATAAAGGATACCTAAATgagcacatgagaattcacactggagaaaaaccctTCACATGCACTCAGTGCGGAAAAAGTTTTGTATCCAAAATGTTTCTGAGAAAACATCAGTTCTGTCACACTGGAGTGAAATCATTCAGCTGTGATCAGTGTGATAAAACATTTGCTTCTGCGTGGAGCTTGAGACAACATCTTAATATTCATGCTGGTGTGAAGCCTCATGTTTGCTCTcattgtggaaagagttttacactaCTAACAACTTTACAAGTGCACGAGAGTATTCATAGTGGAGTGAGATCTCATATGTGCTCTGACTGTGGAAAGACCTTTCTTACATCTAACAGTTTAAAAAAGCaccagaggattcacactggagagaaaccgtacaagtGCTCGcactgtggaaagagtttcactcgCTTAGAAGGCTGGAAAATTCACGagagagttcatactggagagaagccgTACCAGTGCTCTTCATGTGGGAAGAGTTTTGCCACATCATGTAATCTACGGACTCATAAGACCAAGCATTGCCCAAAGTTGCCTAAGTGA
- the LOC132116524 gene encoding guanine nucleotide exchange factor subunit RIC1-like, translating into MYFLSGWPRRLLCPLRSSERPFMIEPSAQRFYLAVLSETQISIWFSRPSVLIVSYIESGKAAAQFGFYQQVEWKPDDSMIAVTICCWCGSLLQSSFSKHRSRTQLMSVFPCRNTGDCRSDGELLQLQGTHDNSTPVLHPSALLQTLQEDLLVATADGYLHTLHWDSVRNGRRAVNLCTIPFSLDLQSSRGGPCLDLDGVHIRDMEYCATLDGYAVVFDDGRLGFITPTSNRLATDQLQGVWAADVSDGTCVAVNNKYRLMAFGCASGAVLVYMIDSSTGSMQLSHKLELTPKHYPDMWNKTGSVKMLRWSPDCSVVMVTWDCGGLSLWSVFGAHLICTLGEDFSCHSDGTKKEPLKISSMSWGVEGYHLWVIASTDATPLPDEKLQQTGILQFQFIKSALTVNPCTSNQEQVLLHGEDRLYLTCGDPTQAHSVSDKSSSRDSGSPVPRPSASTPLSQGLSTLLGHKHWQVVQIHSTYLETNWPIRFAAIDWSGQCVAIAGRRGFAHYSLYTRKWKLFGNVTQEQNMTVTGGLTWWEDFVVLACYNFIDRQEELRLYVRTSNLDNVFASVTKLQTDTLLLNVFRNVVILFRADCSICLYSIERRHDSPSPSVSVELLQEVSMSRYIPHPGLVVSVTLTSVRTETGITLKAPQQACSAESILLNLAGQLIMLQRDRSGPQVREKDTPANQTKLLPFCPPVVLAQCVENVWTTCRSNRKKRHLMEALWLSCGEAGMKVWLPLFPRDHRKPHSFLSRRIMLPFHINIYPLTVLFEDALILGASNETVLFDGTGSSSLEALFPFCTVERTSQIYLHHILRQLLVRNLGEQALMLAQSCASLPYFPHVLELMVHVVLEEEATSREPIPDPLLPTVAKFVTEFPLFLQTIVHCARKTEYALWNYLFAAVGNPKDLFEECLMTQDLDTAASYLIILQNMEVPAVSRQHATLLFNTALEQGKWDLCRHMIRFLKAIGSGENETPPSTPTTQEQSSTGGFEFFRNRSISLSQSADSIAGGKFNLQKTLSVPSGPSSKGWCKDTDSAEHLYIDMMLWRHARHLLEQVRLRDLGCFSAQLGFELIGWLCRERTRVARIDDFITALKCLHKDFLWPFPVIPACSINSPLKNGRCRPVLSPRLLKSQSADSLLNSDMDTTANHSWLESLGAVSKELDSASSHGGPQTQEAFLSPLINKGEECSIGSATDLTETSSMVDGDWMMVDENVSTLSLSQSELEHISMELANKGPHKSQVQLRYLLHVFMEAGCLEWCVVIGLILRDAAVIKQVVGFLDSPEVPAETVQSIRAGLKAVDLWASSDCLGYKPFLNLIGPQLLKLLEVPVEQVQAEAFQLTGASKMSEPPLLLPRAEELTAAHPLPSDGPAGASARPLDDTPPQPEEQEPLEEGSYDCTLS; encoded by the exons ATCTGCTGCTGGTGCGGTTCACTCCTGCAGTCATCCTTCAGCAAACACCGGTCCAGGACACAGTTAATGAGCGTGTTCCCGTGTAGAAACACTGGAGACTGTAGA TCTGACGGAGAGCTGCTTCAGCTTCAGGGAACACATGATAACAGCACGCCTGTGCTTCACCCTTCAGCCCT tctgcagACGCTGCAGGAGGATCTGTTGGTGGCGACGGCTGACGGTTATCTGCACACGCTGCACTGGGACAGTGTGAGGAACGGCCGCAGAGCAGTGAACCTGTGCACCATCCCGTTCTCCCTCGACCTGCAGTCCTCCAGAG GAGGGCCGTGTTTGGATCTGGACGGTGTTCATATTCGGGATATGGAGTACTGCGCTACTCTGGATGGATATGCAGTGGTGTTTGATGATGGGCGACTCGGATTCATCACGCCAACCTCAAACAGACTCGCCACAGAC cagctGCAGGGCGTTTGGGCCGCAGACGTCTCTGATGGCACGTGTGTCGCTGTCAACAACAAATACAGACTCATGGCCTTCGGATgcgcaag cGGGGCAGTGTTGGTGTACATGATTGACAGCTCTACAGGATCCATGCAGCTCTCTCATAAGCTGGAGTTAACCCCGAAACACTACCCAG ATATGTGGAATAAGACGGGGTCTGTGAAGATGCTGCGCTGGTCTCCAGACTGCAGTGTGGTGATGGTGACGTGGGACTGTGGAGGTCTGTCTCTGTGGAGTGTGTTTGGAGCTCATCTCATCTGCACACTCGGAGAGGACTTCTC CTGTCACTCAGACGGCACGAAGAAAGAGCCTCTGAAGATCAGCTCTATG AGCTGGGGAGTGGAGGGATATCATCTGTGGGTGATCGCCAGCACAGACGCGACTCCGCTTCCTGACGAGAAACTCCAGCAGACCGGCATCCTGCAGTTTCAGTTCATTAAGAGCGCACTGACCGTCAACCCGTGCACa agtaatcaggaGCAGGTGCTGCTCCACGGAGAGGATCGTCTGTATCTGACCTGCGGAGACCCGACCCAGGCTCACAGTGTGTCTGATAAGAGCTCGTCTCGGGACAGTGGCAGTCCTGTGCCCCGGCCGTCAGCGTCCACCCCTCTCTCTCAGGGTCTCAGCACTTTACTGGGCCACAAGCACTGGCAGGTGGTTCAG ATTCACAGCACATATCTAGAGACAAACTGGCCCATCAGG ttcgcAGCTATAGACTGGTCTGGTCAGTGTGTGGCCATAGCTGGCCGCCGTGGATTTGCACATTACTCATTATACACCAGGAAATGGAAACTGTTTGGTAACGTCACACAG GAGCAGAATATGACGGTGACAGGAGGTCTCACGTGGTGGGAGGACTTTGTTGTTCTTGCCTGTTATAACTTCATTGACCGGCAGGAAGAG CTGAGGTTATACGTGCGCACATCTAACCTGGATAACGTGTTTGCCAGCGTCACTAAGCTTCAGACCGACACGCTGCTGCTGAACGTGTTTCGTAACGTGGTGATTCTGTTCAGAGCCGACTGCTCCATCTGTCTTTACAGCATCGAGCGACGACACGACAG TCCGAGTCCGTCGGTCAGTGTGGAGCTGCTGCAGGAGGTCTCCATGTCCCGCTATATTCCTCACCCCGGTCTGGTGGTGTCTGTGACCCTCACATCAGTCCGGACGGAGACCGGCATCACACTCAAAGCCCCgcagcag gcCTGTTCGGCGGAGAGTATCCTGTTGAATTTGGCCGGTCAGCTGATCATGCTGCAGAGAGACCGATCCGGCCCACAGGTTCGAGAGAAGGACACACCGGCCAATCAGACCAAGCTG CTTCCCTTCTGTCCTCCGGTGGTTCTGGCTCAATGCGTGGAGAACGTCTGGACCACCTGCCGCAGCAACCGCAAGAAACGCCACCTGATGGAGGCTCTGTGGCTCTCGTGCGGCGAGGCGGGTATGAAGGTGTGGCTTCCTCTGTTCCCCAGAGACCACCGCAAGCCGCACTCGTTCCTGTCGCGCCGGATCATGCTGCCCTTCCACATCAACATCTACCCGCTCACCGTGCTGTTCGAGGACGCGCTGATCCTGGGCGCCTCCAACGAGACGGTGCTGTTCGACGGGACCGGCTCGTCCTCGCTGGAGGCGCTCTTCCCCTTCTGCACGGTGGAGCGGACGTCCCAGATCTACCTCCATCACATCCTGAGACAGCTGCTGGTGCGTAACCTGGGCGAGCAGGCGCTGATGCTGGCGCAGTCCTGTGCCTCGCTGCCGTACTTCCCTCACGTCCTGGAGCTGATGGTGCACGTGGTGCTGGAGGAGGAGGCCACGTCCCGAGAGCCCATCCCTGACCCGCTGCTGCCCACCGTCGCCAAGTTCGTGACAGAGTTCCCGCTCTTCCTGCAGACCATCGTTCACTGCGCGCGCAAGACTGAATACGCTCTGTGGAACTACCTGTTCGCCGCCGTGGGGAACCCCAAAGACCTGTTCGAGGAGTGTCTGATGACACAGGACCTGGACACGGCCGCGTCCTACCTGATCATCCTGCAG AATATGGAGGTTCCTGCGGTCAGCCGTCAGCACGCCACTCTGCTCTTCAACACGGCTCTGGAGCAGGGCAAATGGGATCTGTGTCGTCACATGATCCGCTTCCTGAAGGCCATTGGTTCAGGGGAGAACGAGACTCCGCCCAGCACACCCACCACTCAG gagcaGAGCTCCACGGGCGGCTTCGAGTTCTTCAGGAACCGCAGCATCAGTCTGTCTCAGTCGGCCGACAGCATCGCTGGAGGAAAGTTCAACCTGCAGAAGACCCTGAGCGTGCCGTCTGGACCGTCCTCCAAGGG ctgGTGTAAGGACACTGACTCAGCGGAGCATCTCTACATTGATATGATGCTGTGGCGTCACGCGAGGCACCTGCTGGAGCAGGTCAGACTGCGGGATCTGGGCTGTTTCTCCGCCCAGCTGGGCTTCGAGCTGATTGGCTGGCTGTGTCGAGAGCGCACGCGGGTCGCACGGATCGACGACTTCATTACCGCCCTCAAATGCCTGCACAAGGACTTCCTGTGGCCATTTCCTGTAATCCCAGCATGCTCCATTAACTCGCCGCTGAAGAATGGACGCTGCCGCccag tgTTGAGTCCTCGTTTGCTGAAGTCTCAGTCTGCAGACAGTTTGCTGAACAGTGACATGGACACCACAGCCAATCACAGCTGGCTGGAGAGTTTGGGGGCGGTCTCAAAGGAACTGGACTCCGCCTCCTCTCACGGAGGGCCACAGACGCAGGAGGCATTTCTCTCTCCTCTCATTAACAAAG GAGAAGAGTGCAGCATCGGATCAGCCACAGACCTCACGGAGACCAGCTCCATGGTGGATGGTGATTGGATGATGGTCGACGAGAATGTCTCCACCCTcagtctcagccaatcagagctggAGCACATCTCTATGGAGCTGGCCAATAAAGGGCCTCACAAGAGTCAGGTGCAGCTGCG GTATCTGCTGCACGTCTTCATGGAGGCCGGCTGTCTGGAGTGGTGCGTGGTCATCGGGCTGATCTTACGGGACGCCGCTGTCATTAAGCAGGTCGTGGGCTTTTTGGACAGTCCAGAAGTCCCAGCAGAAACGGTCCAGAGCATCCGAGCCGGTCTGAAAGCTGTCGACCTCTGGGCCTCGTCTGATTG TCTGGGCTACAAGCCGTTCCTGAATCTGATTGGTCCTCAGCTGCTGAAGCTCCTGGAGGTTCCTGTGGAGCAGGTCCAGGCCGAAGCCTTCCAGCTGACCGGAGCGTCCAAAATGAGTGAGCCTCCTCTGCTGCTGCCCCGAGCCGAGGAACTGACCGCTGCTCACCCGCTGCCCTCGGACGGCCCCGCAGGAGCCAGCGCTCGGCCCCTGGACGACACACCGCCGCAGCCGGAGGAGCAGGAGCCGCTGGAGGAGGGGTCGTACGACTGCACACTCTCCTGA
- the LOC132116866 gene encoding gastrula zinc finger protein XlCGF57.1-like isoform X1, giving the protein MEFEEEPCRIKDKDTEEQTESVEANEDKQHQFPTPHYFIHKAEDATILQNEKSFAQKQTQIIEVKGSLTCSECGKSFKLKSKLQIHLRVHTGERPYTCTQCGKSFGDTGGLNVHMRVHTGVKPFTCTQCGKSYKHKSKLKVHMRVHTGERPYACTQCGKSFGNKGGLNRHMRVHSGEKPFTCTQCGKSYKFKSKLQVHMRVHTGQTLYTCTQCGKSFVDKGYLNEHMRIHTGEKPFTCTQCGKSFVSKMFLRKHQFCHTGVKSFSCDQCDKTFASAWSLRQHLNIHAGVKPHVCSHCGKSFTLLTTLQVHESIHSGVRSHMCSDCGKTFLTSNSLKKHQRIHTGEKPYKCSHCGKSFTRLEGWKIHERVHTGEKPYQCSSCGKSFATSCNLRTHKTKHCPKLPK; this is encoded by the coding sequence aGTCAGTGGAAGCAAATGAAGATAAACAGCATCAGTTTCCAACTCCTCATTATTTCATCCACAAAGCTGAAGACGCCACCATTTTACAGAATGAAAAGAGTTTTGCGCAAAAAcaaactcaaataattgaagtcaaAGGATCTCTCACCTGCTccgagtgtggaaagagtttcaaacTTAAATCAAAACTACAAATACAcctgagagttcacactggagagaggccTTATacatgcactcagtgtggaaagagctttgGTGATACAGGAGGCCTAAATgtacacatgagagttcacactggagtaAAACCCTTCACATGCACTCAGTGCGGAAAGAGTTACAAACATAAATCAAAACTCAAagttcacatgagagttcacactggagagaggccTTATGcatgcactcagtgtggaaagagttttggtAATAAAGGAGGCCTAAATAGGCACATGCGAGTTCACAGTGGAGAAAAACCCTTCACATGCACTCAGTGCGGAAAGAGTTACAAATTTAAATCAAAACTACAAgtgcacatgagagttcacactggacaGACGCTTTATacatgcactcagtgtggaaagagttttgttgATAAAGGATACCTAAATgagcacatgagaattcacactggagaaaaaccctTCACATGCACTCAGTGCGGAAAAAGTTTTGTATCCAAAATGTTTCTGAGAAAACATCAGTTCTGTCACACTGGAGTGAAATCATTCAGCTGTGATCAGTGTGATAAAACATTTGCTTCTGCGTGGAGCTTGAGACAACATCTTAATATTCATGCTGGTGTGAAGCCTCATGTTTGCTCTcattgtggaaagagttttacactaCTAACAACTTTACAAGTGCACGAGAGTATTCATAGTGGAGTGAGATCTCATATGTGCTCTGACTGTGGAAAGACCTTTCTTACATCTAACAGTTTAAAAAAGCaccagaggattcacactggagagaaaccgtacaagtGCTCGcactgtggaaagagtttcactcgCTTAGAAGGCTGGAAAATTCACGagagagttcatactggagagaagccgTACCAGTGCTCTTCATGTGGGAAGAGTTTTGCCACATCATGTAATCTACGGACTCATAAGACCAAGCATTGCCCAAAGTTGCCTAAGTGA